The Panicum hallii strain FIL2 chromosome 9, PHallii_v3.1, whole genome shotgun sequence genome has a window encoding:
- the LOC112876335 gene encoding protein transport protein Sec61 subunit alpha-like: protein MAGGFRVLHLVRPFLAFLPEVQSADRKIPFREKVIYTVISLFIFLVCSQLPLYGIHSTTGADPFYWMRVILASNRGTVMELGITPIVTSGMVMQLLVGSKIIEVDNSVREDRALLNGAQKLLGILIAIGEAVAYVLSGMYGSVSQLGTGNAILIILQLFFAGIIVICLDELLQKGYGLGSGISLFIATNICENIIWKAFSPTTINSGRGAEFEGAVIALFHLLITRTDKVRALREAFYRQNLPNVTNLLATVLVFLIVIYFQGFRVVLPVRSKNARGQQGSYPIKLFYTSNMPIILHSALITNLYFISQLLYRKYSGNFLVNLLGKWKESEYSGHSVPVGGLAYYVTAPSSLADVLANPFHALFYVVFMLSACALFSKTWIEVSGSSAKDVAKQLKEQQMVMPGHRESNLQKELNRYIPTAAAFGGVCIGALTVLADFMGAIGSGTGILLAVTIIYQYFETFEKERATELGFFGF, encoded by the exons ATGGCTGGCGGGTTTCGAGTACTGCATCTTGTCAGGCCCTTTCTGGCTTTCTTGCCAGAAGTTCAGAGTGCTGATAGGAAAATACCATTCAGAGAAAAAGTGATCTACACGGTCATTTCTCTCTTCATTTTCCTGGTCTGCAGCCAGCTCCCGCTCTATGGCATTCATTCTACTACTGGGGCCGACCCTTTCTACTGGATGCGTGTTATTCTTGCATCAAACCGTGGTACTGTTATGGAGCTGGGTATCACTCCAATTGTGACATCTGGGATGGTGATGCAACTTCTAGTGGGATCAAAGATTATTGAAGTTGACAACAGTGTGAGGGAGGATCGTGCTCTGCT AAATGGTGCACAGAAGTTGCTTGGTATCCTCATTGCTATTGGAGAAGCAGTGGCATATGTTCTCTCTGGAATGTATGGCAGTGTGAGCCAACTTGGAACTGGGAATGCTATTCTTATTATACTTCAGCTTTTCTTTGCTGGCATCATTGTCATCTGTCTGGATGAACTCCTACAGAAAGGCTATGGTTTGGGTTCTGGTATCTCTCTGTTCATTGCTACTAATATCTG TGAGAACATCATCTGGAAGGCATTTAGCCCAACAACCATCAACAGTGGGCGTGGTGCTGAATTTGAAGGGGCTGTCATTGCTTTGTTCCATCTTTTGATTACTCGAACTGATAAAGTCCGAGCTCTACGCGAGGCTTTCTATCGTCAGAATCTTCCAAATGTGACCAATTTACTTGCTACTGTCTTGGTCTTCCTCATAGTTATCTACTTCCAAGGCTTCCGTGTTGTGCTTCCAGTGAGATCAAAGAATGCTCGTGGTCAACAAGGCTCATACCCAATCAAGCTGTTCTACACTTCCAACATGCCTATCATTCTGCATTCTGCACTGATTACCAACCTCTATTTCATATCCCAG CTTCTCTACAGGAAATACAGTGGAAATTTCCTTGTTAACCTTCTTGGGAAATGGAAGGAATCCGAATACTCTGGCCATTCTGTCCCTGTTGGTGGTCTTGCTTACTATGTTACTGCACCATCAAG CTTGGCTGATGTTCTGGCAAATCCATTCCATGCATTGTTCTATGTGGTTTTCATGCTGTCAGCTTGTGCTCTCTTCTCAAAGACATGGATTGAAGTTTCTGGTTCATCAGCAAAGGATGTTGCTAAGCAGCTGAAG GAACAACAAATGGTGATGCCAGGCCATCGTGAGTCGAACCTGCAGAAGGAACTGAACAGATACATCCCAACTGCTGCTGCATTTGGTGGAGTATGCATTGGTGCATTGACTGTTCTAGCTGATTTCATGGGCGCAATTGGCTCTGGAACGGGTATTCTGCTTGCTGTCACCATCATATACCAGTACTTTGAGACATTCGAGAAGGAAAGGGCAACCGAGCTTGGTTTCTTTGGTTTCTAA